AAGGTCCTGTGCTAATGTGAGTGAGCTGCAATTCCTGCCTCTAATTCCACTCCCTTACATGCGAAGTCAAATCTCCCAAGCATTCAGACATGTCTCATTTGTACTCTACTTTTCCAAGGAAATGCATGCCATAGGATATTATTAGTTGCCATTCTAAATCAAGTTTCAAGTTTCGCTCTAGCTCACATCACAGTTACAGCTAACTTTCCTGCATGTGTCTAATTCAGTTTTCTGGTTTTCCAAGGGAATATAGGGGAACCCAAATATACAGCGCTTCTTCTTTGGTGCACCAGCTAAAAACCAGGGTCCAAATCTGTATGAGTTTGAAGTGCTGTATTGATTGTATGCGTTAATATTCTGTGCTCAATGAAGATAAAAATTGCAGATGTCATATCTGCTTCTctaacaaaataaaatttacccACAAGTAGTAGAACTATAAAGCTGCCCATACTGTATATGCTTCTAAATTGACTAGTTTGGCGAGCTCACCAAATGAGAGGATATTTACTCCAATTTGTCCACCAACAAGGTGGGCCAAATATTGGATGATCTTTAATTGGGCAGGCAGGACATCCTTTGGTCCccccaataaactgccaacttggtctcAAGGGgtcaagtcagcagcttttattggcctatgtatggccagTAGGAATGCACTAAATCCCTattttcaggatttggccaaaccatTTTGGGGAAGCATTTTGAGTTACATGCACTTAAAGGCATGTTATTTTAatgattcagttcagccaggcttgtaaggtagccatacactattagatacgagtggatcttaacccgatatgcccactaacggcagggcgatACTGGTGAATCGACGATCAGATTACAATTCTGTGAATGGGCGCAGACGAAtcacaggactgcatcaactagccaatgtggtcctggatcttatcttaaaaaaaaaaaaaaaaaaatcaaacttgactgatcAATATTTGCCctatttttggcctgatattgatcgggaggacccgtcgggagtccccacacacgggcagataaactgctgaatcggtctaaagtATCGATATctgcatctttaatctgccacCTTTAGAGTCTGGCGAATCAGAATCCTGTTGACAAATGCTCAGATTgagctgaatccaggattcgctgcatccctaatattgGCCAGCCTAACTCAGAGTACTTTATTTATCCGTTAAGGACTAGTTGTGTTCCCCCAGTAGCATAAAATGTGGATTTGTAGTCTCATCACAGGCAATATAATCAAAGCAGTGGTATAAGctgccatctgattggctgctatatgTTATTGGACTTGGTGCAACGTTTGTGAATTTTACACAAGCCCATTAATGCCCCACCGGTTAGCTGTATAGTAACAGTTCATAACGTCATGggcttacatttttaatttaaaacaggCCTCCTTAATTATTAGGCATAATCTAAAGCAGCAGTGGGTCAGATTTGCTGACATTGTCTATAATATATTCATTTCTATTCAAGATGTTGCTATGGGGATTTAGGTTAAACCCTTTTACACCAAGTGTGAACAGCTAATCAATGCAGTATATTGATTCCTAGCGCTGTAATCCAGAGTGATGGTGTATCCCATTTTAACTTGCAGATTCAAGGCAATATCCAGTGTTTAGAGGACGCCCTTCAGGCAATGATTCACAGCACAGCCTGGACTTTCAACTGATGCTGAAAATTCGAGACACACTTTATGTGGCTGGAAGGTATTTTCCCTTAATCTGTTTATTTGAATTGGTTCTGCTTTCTATTTCTGCCTGCACTCAACTGTACCATTcgttataatatatttatataggcagGCTGCTGTGCAAATGAAAATTCCTTAATATTTGTTCGCACAGAACCAGACAGAAAATAATGTTTCCACGCTCTGCAAATATCGATAAAAGCTGTATCTCAGGCCGGATTAGAAAGGATGATCCCTGTCCCTCTGAATTGGGCTGGTGGTAAATAGAATATCTTCCCctgttaataaatacatttctatgtTTCCCTGAACAGGATCGAATAAGGTCCAAGCTTATATGCCTAGAGCATTCCTTTCCTTCTCTAAATATTTGCCTTGATACATGGGAGTAGGGGCTGCTCTATTAAAAGGTATCCAAAAGGAGCAAGGCCAGTGGTGTTTATCTGCAGAAGATGTTTCAGCTCAGCCAAGGCAAGCAATATGGTGGCTCCCACTCATGGatacaaacataaatatgaaGAGAGGGAATATTTAGTTCAGTCACTAACCAGAGTCGTCCTTCTTTACTTTCTGCACgtgaaagggaaagaaaaaaactaCTGCTAAATAGGATACATGTCTCTCTGCTGATGGTTTTGTATATGTTCATACTAAAGCACACACTGAAGAAAAGGGATATATTACCCTCACAAGCAGAGAAGGGACTAAATGAATTCCAGCCAGGCTGCAAACATGTTCTATGTCTGACAAGGGCCCTGGAAGAGATTTTGAATACATTGAAGGGCAGCTTTTTTCCCTCCATATCCTGACgtagcttcttcttcttctgtcttccaCAGAGACCAGGTTTATTCTATCAATTTGAATGAGGTGCCGAAGACGGAACTAACTCCAAGCAGAGTAAGTGCTTTCTCTGAAGGTTATAAACTGGAGGGTGTTGGGCAGTGAATTTACTGGCAAGAAAGCATTGGTGGCATTTCATCTGAGATTTTATATAAGCATCAGAATGAGACATGGAGTCtttaaaggagctgttcacctttgagataacttgtagtatgatgtagagcatgatattctgagctaatttacaattggttttcattttatcatttttttgagttatttagctttttattcagcaactcttcaatttgcattttaagcaatccggtagctagggtccaagttaccttagcaaacattcactgatttgaataagagactgtaatatgaataggagaggcctgaatcatAAGACgattaatacaaattagcaacaacaacacatttttagccttacagagcatttgctttttagaaggggtcagcgatgcccatttgaaagctgcaaagagtcagaagaaaaagacaaataactataaacctttaaaaataaataaataaataatgaaagccaattgaaaagttgcttagaattggccattccataacatactaaaagttaccttaaaggtgaaccacccctttaaagactcATGGCAAGACCAAAGACTTAATTTGGGTAATAATGGTTTGCAAAGACAGAGGAAACAAAACCATTGAATGTTTTCGCTGCATGTGAACAAGgtacattacactgtgagcctaaggggggttGGTAAATGGTTCTTTAGAATTGCATGGTTTATTTTCAACACGTGGAATagggtgtgtgtatatgtatatatatatatatatatatatatatatatatagatctgtgGAGGAGTCAGCACTCTCGTAACCAGGtgcaaacgtgcctgggtgcagtatccaaaatatttagaatttctaTCCAACAaagaggtccgcactctcaggtcttaaaaaatcaaaaatggtttattagctaacagactaacgtttcggcctctccgaggcctttctcactttgagaaaggcctcggagaggccgaaacgttagtctgttagctaataaaccatttttgattttttaagacctgagagtgcggacctctttgttggatatatatatatatatatatatatatatatatatatatatatatatatatatatatatatatatatatatatatatatatatatatatatatatatatatatatatatatatattatttactattGGAAGTtcaaatagtgttgatgcaccTTTGctataagcccaactgaatgagctcacgTCGCAGagaggggtatattttccctttgaatCAATGGCAGCAAGCATGGGTTGTGGCAGCAGTATATTCTCTATGGGTACAAATACACTGCGTGTGCAACAACATAATTGTATTCGTTTATGTACACAATGAAATTGAATTTTAAGAATATCCTGATTATATCTCTTGAGTCAAATACAGACAcgaattgttaatttttttgcttttgattTTCTCAGAGGTTGACATGGAGGTCGGGCCAAGCAGACCGGAAAAACTGTGCGATGAAAGGAAAGCACAAGGTGAGTGTTCAGAGACAAAAAATGCCAAATACTTGAATCTTTTATTACGAAGGCCTTGTAAGACATTTAAGGTCTCTACAGCACCAAGGAACCTGATTAAAggacaattttgaaaaaattcataagaaatgccatattattattaaatgccaTTATTATTGTCCTTTCTTACCATGAACTCTTCCCTCCTGATTAGGATGAATGCCATAACTACATCAAGGTTTTCGTTCCAAGAAATGATGAGATGGTGTTTGTCTGTGGCACAAATGCATTCAATCCTATGTGCAGATATTACAGGGTAAGAAGCTATACAAGTTGTACTTAGTGTGTGTGTTGTTTTGTCCTACACTGCACTGCTGATATTATATTCTACCCCATAGTGATGTGTATGGCAAGAGCAGGAATGTCTCCTTGCTTTGTATTCACAATTGTTCCATTGAAATATATCATTTAGACCATTACTAAGCAGATTGTTGTAAAATTGCATTCATACAAATATCTCTTCACTGGCTCTTAATATACAGTGTTTCTCTCCCACAACTACTGTCATTTTCACATGGTATTTGAACTTTTGATTACTGGATACAAGTcattctttattttacttttgcagTTAAATACATTTGAGTATGATGGGGAAGAAATTAGTGGCTTGGCAAGATGTCCATTTGATGCCAGACAAACCAACGTAGCCCTCTTTGCTGGTAAGTTTGCGGTTCTTTGCTGGGCAAGATGAACCTATTTATGAGTAGTATCAAGTGCTTCAAAAGCTTAATGCAGAATCTTTCATGCAACAGAGCTGGCAGTCTAATAATGGTGTCTGAGGCATAAGAAATTGAAGTCACAAGCAGATGAGCCTGAAATTGACTCTAGGATTTGCTTATTATTTTAGTGCTCAGCGAGGGAACTGTGATTAAATTTTGACATATTGAATTGTGGCCTTTACTGCATGGGCGCATAGCCTAGCAAGGCCCATCCCTACACTGACCGCTCATCACCaagtcttctctctctctctctctcctagatgGCAAGTTATATTCTGCTaccatggcagatttccaagctAGTGATGCTGTGATCTACCGAAGCATGGGGGATGGATTCGCTCTGAGGACAATTAAATATGACTCCAAATGGCTGAAAGGTACTTGAGATCACGTTTCTATTAAAAACAGCCCAGAGATGCCATCATTACTAGCTGAGGGAGTGTAGCGTAGCACTGTGTATTAGCATTTCTCAGAAATATAATGCATATTAAGCATTCAAGAACCTTTTTGGTATGACAATACTAGATGATAATGCCATTGCATGCTGATGCATCAATGTCTTTACTTTAAATGCGTATTTTTGCAAAATGGTTACTGATTGATTTTCcagtaaaggaaaagaaaataaatccttAAGCGTGATGTAAATCCTTTGAGATTTTTGCATGCCATTAGTCAGTACTGAAGACTGTCGGATCAATTACGCTTGAATCCATTCAGATTTCTACATTAGGTTAGGAATACGTGGGCTCACAGCTGCGGCATTAATGTATGAACACAAGATGTGTTGTATGTATCTAATATACTGGCGCTGATAAAACTATCTTGTCTCATTACACTTCCAGAGCCACATTTTCTCCATGCAATAGAATACGGAAATTACATCTATTTCTTCTTTCGGGAGATTGCTGTTGAACATAATAACCTAGGCAAGGTAAGTGCAGAATTGGGGACGTTCCAGATTCAAACTAGTGAGATAGTGTTGGCAAGGATATGGAATACAGTACATGAACCGTGGATATAAGAGCATGAACATGCCATTGCTAGAAAAATAACCGTGCCGTTATAGAACTTCTAGTTATTCATTAGCGTgtcagtgtattttttattttctgaaaataactgTATCCCATGTATATTTACAATTTCTCATAGACAATAAAATAATCATAGTTAATTAGGCAGAATGCATTTCCAGCACAAACATAAAAATGTCAAACATTTGCCCTTTAAATTTCAACAGCATTGTTAACTGCCCCGTCTTATATTTCAGCTAATATTGTCaaaagaatttgtgcaaaaaatgtCAGCAAAAATCTCCACGATCTTATTAAGAGGCCACATTGTTTCCCTTTTAAGATTTAACTtcataaatgtgttttatatttgaGACAGGGTTCCGTTATGCCTCCCAGATGTTAAATATTTAAGTGACACAAATGCAGTCTGTGATAGTCGGCCTACATTATAGACGACCCATTGTAAATTATTAAAGCACTTACGCATGGTTAATTAAAGAGTGGGGGGACTGTGTGAATGTTATGGGCTTGCTTAGTGGTGCATTAAACTGGACATTCGTCTGAAGTTAAATAGTGTCTGTTTTCCCTCACCAACTCTGCCACCGGTGCGGATGAAAGGTTGCCACTTTGCGTTCAAACTTAAAATGGCCTATGTTTTATTTAGTGAGTAAAGATACAACGTGATGTTTTACTATGTTGATTTTCATTAGTTCCACCATAACCCTCCCTTCCCCTTGGCTTTGCTTCAATTCTGCAGGCAGTGCACTCTCGGGTGGCACGCATATGCAAAAATGACTTGGGAGGCTCACAGCGAGTGCTCGAGAAACACTGGACTTCTTTCGTAAAAACACGACTCAATTGCTCTGTTCCTGGGGATTCATTCTTCTACTTTGATGTTCTGCAGTCTATCACGGACATAATAGAAATCAATGGAATTCCCACTGTTCTTGGTGTATTTACAACACAACTGAACAGGTAAGAGAAGGAAACCGACATCAAATGAACCACGTTACTTTCTTCTTGTTAGCAAAATAGACTTTGTTGCAGCCCACAGACCATCAAAGGTATTTCTtgtttttcccagtatcccaggTTCAGCGGTTTGTGCTTTCACCATGGATGACATAGAAAAGGTATTCAGGGGAAGATTTAAAGAACAAAAGACCCCAGACTCTGTTTGGACAGCTGTACCTGAAGACAGAGTACCTAAGCCAAGGTATTTAGAAAAAGAGATGTAATCACAGCACGCAGCTCTTAATCATTTCAGGCTATTTAATTATATGGCAGTAAACCTGTCATTTAGATTTGGGGTTATTGCATTTTTAAGGTCTTCAACAGGTAACTATTGTGTTGTACAGGTAACAAGAAGTCCTTATTCTATAGCATCATGTCAGCCAGCATTGTTAAGTACCAATAGCTATTAAAACATTTCAATTAACAGGCTTTATTTTGAAAAAGTCTTTTGTCAAAGTTTATAAAGTCCACATGTATTAACTTCTGTAATCAAAAAACTGTGATTAAAGAATATGCCTGAAACATAACTGTTTAAGGAGAAATGTAGCTCAAGTTAAAATTGGGCTGTATTACCAACATTTACATAGAAGATAGCAGCTAAGATGCGTAGAATACAATAgttttaagttggccatacacattaagatccgctcgtttggtgagatTACCAAATAAGCAGACCTTTCCCTGATATGACCAGGTGGgctatattgggctgatctgattgtttggccctgaGGCCACTATATAAACTGCCCACTCGATCTGTCAGCAGCTGTTATTGGCCTACGTaaattcttaaggtggccaaacatagTTTTTGCTGCTGACAAACACTACTCCAGATCGACAGCTTATTGACTCATGTTTGGGCTAAAAACTAAGGTTTCTAAATCACGTTAGGAGGGGACATTAATGGACTATTCATATGGTATTTTGGACATAAGGCTAGCTTTACACAGGAAGGGAACACATGGGTTAAATACCTTTCTCTAGAGCAGTATATCTTATTGTTTAATAATTTCAATTCATGCCATTACCGTTCCTTTCATACGATAACTGGTTggggttttattacattttcattgtacAAATGCTGCATGGATTTCAGCTACTGTATAAAGATGGCGCTCCATGTACTTGCATTAAAACTACTGGAGTTTTTAGTCCTTATTTAAAAGGCAAATTGCGAACCTTCGTTTTGTCTGGCCCCTTTAAGTGATTTGCTTGGGCATCTTATTCAGTGTGTGATGCAGTGTCAGTTACAGTTTAAGTGTGGCATGTTTCCCAGCAATGACCTAAGCCAAGTACTGCAGACTCCCAGCTGATCTCTAGTTTATAGACACTGCGGTTTACTGTAACAAAAAGACCAGCATTTTGATATCTAGATCTGAggctgtttttttgcatttattttagtaATGCTATAGATGTTTCTGAGGTCACTGCTGCTTTTGCTTTACATTCCATGTTACAGTTAAGACTAATAAGATGATTTGCTTTTATCAGACCCGGTTGCTGTGCAAGACATGGTTTTGGAGAAGGCTACAGGGCCTCTACAGAATTTCCTGATGAAACCTTATCTTTTATCAAGTCCCATCCACTGATGGATTCTGCAATCCCATCTATAATCGAAGAGCCTTGGTTCACTAAGACACGCGTAAGGTAAGCCAATGCGTCAATAAGCGGCACTTTGGAATTTTGCAATCACAGTTGATCAttcattgtatgtttttttcttgtcTACTTAAAGGTACAGATTAACTGCTGTAGCAGTGGACCACTTGGCAGGGCCTCACTTAAACTACACCGTGATGTTTGTGGGTTCTGAAGCTGGTGTTGTATTGAAGATCCTAGCCAAGACCAACCCCTTTTCTCTGAATGACAGTGTATTATTGGAAGAGATTGATGCCTACAACCGTGCAAAGTAAGTAATCCGTTACGTCGTCTTTGGCAATGTCACATGTTTTTGGCTGTCCACCAGCCAGTTTTCCCACCTCAGCACATAGCTCTCCTGtctgaggtttaagatgaaacgGTTTACGGTTTATTGTAGGTGTTCTGGGAATAGCGAGGAGGATAGAAAAGTGATATCACTGCAGATGGACAGAGACCATCATGCCTTGTTTGTGGCTTTCTCAGGCTGCATTGTCAGACTGCCCTTGAGTCGCTGTGAGCGATATGGATCGTGCAAAAAGTGAGTGCCGTTTGTAATAATGATTTCTAACATTTTCTGACTTTCAACAACCTATAGTGAGTCCTTTTTTCCTTCCATGTACAGGTCTTGCATTGGTGCGAGAGATCCTTATTGTGGCTGGCTAAACCACGAGACCTGCGGAAGAGTGAAACCAGGCATGTTGTAAGTAACACTTCTGTTATATGGGAAATGTTTCCTTTAGTTTTTGACTGCTTTGTTTTAAGCTGAGTTTAGTCCAGGTGTTATTTTTTCATCAGAATGCTTCTGAGACAGTAAACAAAACCCCTAGCATGTCAAGTAATATGCTTTGAATTCTAGTGGGAGGTATAGCATTGCCTCTCAAGGGAGTTCTATTAATTATGACAAAACAATTCTCTTGTACAAACAAGCATAAATTGGTTCTCTGTGTTTACACAACATTATGTTCTAGCTGGAACTTGCTGCTCTGATGTGTTTTTTCATTTACACTTGAAGAAGGTGCAGAGCACAAGTTGCTGGCTCTGCTAATATTTGatttacattccatttttttatgctttCTTTATTATGCAGCTTTGGCTATGAGCAGGATGTGGAATATGGTAACACAGTACAGCTTGGAGACTGTCATGGTAAGAATCTGCCTTGAGTACCTCACAAGATCCTTCactaatctgtgttttttttttttttttttttttgcttcattatTCTTAGTACAAAGGCAACATTGTTTTATGTATTTGGCTATACACAACAACAACTTACAGCATATGTACCCAAGGCCTTTAGTTGAGCCACAACTTCCAGCATTATGTGTTAGTGTAAATTGGCACAATATTAACACTGCACatggttttttattattaaagcctTCTTTCAGGAGTTAGTACCTCAAAGTCTTTATCTCCATTTTACTGTCTTTCCTGCCTGTCCATCAGACAGAACACAAAAATACTACTTTGCACAGGGGATCAACCAGAAATGACACTAATGCTAAAAGAGTGCAGAAGGCAGTGATACTGTCAGTCCTGTTGCTGATATTTAACCTATTGTCCTGCAATATAATCAGCTGAATATTGTATTGTATGTTATCCCCTCTAATAACATTGACACAAAGAATCAGTCTGAAAAACAACTGGTTAGA
Above is a genomic segment from Xenopus laevis strain J_2021 chromosome 3L, Xenopus_laevis_v10.1, whole genome shotgun sequence containing:
- the sema6d.L gene encoding semaphorin-6D isoform X3, which codes for MTLCTGSAWALLLTISVVCAVSFPEDDEPINFVDYHYSRQYPVFRGRPSGNDSQHSLDFQLMLKIRDTLYVAGRDQVYSINLNEVPKTELTPSRRLTWRSGQADRKNCAMKGKHKDECHNYIKVFVPRNDEMVFVCGTNAFNPMCRYYRLNTFEYDGEEISGLARCPFDARQTNVALFADGKLYSATMADFQASDAVIYRSMGDGFALRTIKYDSKWLKEPHFLHAIEYGNYIYFFFREIAVEHNNLGKAVHSRVARICKNDLGGSQRVLEKHWTSFVKTRLNCSVPGDSFFYFDVLQSITDIIEINGIPTVLGVFTTQLNSIPGSAVCAFTMDDIEKVFRGRFKEQKTPDSVWTAVPEDRVPKPRPGCCARHGFGEGYRASTEFPDETLSFIKSHPLMDSAIPSIIEEPWFTKTRVRYRLTAVAVDHLAGPHLNYTVMFVGSEAGVVLKILAKTNPFSLNDSVLLEEIDAYNRAKCSGNSEEDRKVISLQMDRDHHALFVAFSGCIVRLPLSRCERYGSCKKSCIGARDPYCGWLNHETCGRVKPGMFFGYEQDVEYGNTVQLGDCHDLLPSATTPDYKIFGDPTSGVRWEVQSGDANQMVHMNVLITCVLAAFVLGAFIAGMIVYCYREMFVRKTRKIHKDAESAQSCTDSSGSFAKLNGLFDSPVKEYHQSIDSPKHYTNILTSRKELPPNGETKAMMMDSQGQPPELAALPTPESTPVLHQKSLQPIKNQWEKTHNNLNISRKETPLKSPQFFPSSPPPHSPLAHGQIPSAVVIPNATHDYNTSFSNSNGHKSDKKLHNLEHSLGKQSSKRDHRRSVDSRNTLNDFFKHLNESTGSPKALMADIQVTHQNGHQVPHQTLMLDTMGNMSEVPPKVPNREASLYSPSSTLPRNSPTKRVDVPSTPNGQMTPLESQRSYHKNSSQRHSISALPKNMNSPNGVLLSRQPSINRGGYMPPSPSTRMDYMQGTPIIVHQQTSLSRQSSYTGHGTLPRMGVKRTPSIKPDVPPKPSFTSQNTSVRQLNKYSY
- the sema6d.L gene encoding semaphorin-6D isoform X4, with the protein product MTLCTGSAWALLLTISVVCAVSFPEDDEPINFVDYHYSRQYPVFRGRPSGNDSQHSLDFQLMLKIRDTLYVAGRDQVYSINLNEVPKTELTPSRRLTWRSGQADRKNCAMKGKHKDECHNYIKVFVPRNDEMVFVCGTNAFNPMCRYYRLNTFEYDGEEISGLARCPFDARQTNVALFADGKLYSATMADFQASDAVIYRSMGDGFALRTIKYDSKWLKEPHFLHAIEYGNYIYFFFREIAVEHNNLGKAVHSRVARICKNDLGGSQRVLEKHWTSFVKTRLNCSVPGDSFFYFDVLQSITDIIEINGIPTVLGVFTTQLNSIPGSAVCAFTMDDIEKVFRGRFKEQKTPDSVWTAVPEDRVPKPRPGCCARHGFGEGYRASTEFPDETLSFIKSHPLMDSAIPSIIEEPWFTKTRVRYRLTAVAVDHLAGPHLNYTVMFVGSEAGVVLKILAKTNPFSLNDSVLLEEIDAYNRAKCSGNSEEDRKVISLQMDRDHHALFVAFSGCIVRLPLSRCERYGSCKKSCIGARDPYCGWLNHETCGRVKPGMFFGYEQDVEYGNTVQLGDCHGVRWEVQSGDANQMVHMNVLITCVLAAFVLGAFIAGMIVYCYREMFVRKTRKIHKDAESAQSCTDSSGSFAKLNGLFDSPVKEYHQSIDSPKHYTNILTSRKELPPNGETKAMMMDSQGQPPELAALPTPESTPVLHQKSLQPIKNQWEKTHNNLNISRKETPLKSPQFFPSSPPPHSPLAHGQIPSAVVIPNATHDYNTSFSNSNGHKSDKKLHNLEHSLGKQSSKRDHRRSVDSRNTLNDFFKHLNESTGSPKALMADIQVTHQNGHQVPHQTLMLDTMGNMSEVPPKVPNREASLYSPSSTLPRNSPTKRVDVPSTPNGQMTPLESQRSYHKNSSQRHSISALPKNMNSPNGVLLSRQPSINRGGYMPPSPSTRMDYMQGTPIIVHQQTSLSRQSSYTGHGTLPRMGVKRTPSIKPDVPPKPSFTSQNTSVRQLNKYSY